One part of the Haliotis asinina isolate JCU_RB_2024 chromosome 2, JCU_Hal_asi_v2, whole genome shotgun sequence genome encodes these proteins:
- the LOC137274726 gene encoding uncharacterized protein codes for MCERFNRTLCDMLGTLSPDKKRDWKNYVGPLVHAYNCIRHETTGQTPFFLMFGREPRLPIDLAFGLELNRERKSVYQYTKALRERLRSAYEQASKTTRSAQDRQKVGYDLKVRGGTIEVGDRVLVKVLAFDGRHKLADRWEEDVHIVLEQPNMDIPVFVVRKESGEGRKRTLHRNHLLPIGAILPAEDAKPKMRPTPIPRRRTLIVPSPFQETTSEVINEKESDTIELGTITVPVQTFQEAAEVHGSLAMNTVSAEDKLSTQERTGDDQEFLEVEGSSSGGDGHMSVLLEEQQDTENQEVDATANNDRDVTGQEIAGVQIASAAASTPRSPPEPAPRRSGRQIKKPPWMTSGEYVMSHRVPPSDANMDRRSRAIQELAASGVLERLSGSLSQAFISILDGTSK; via the coding sequence ATGTGTGAGCGGTTCAACAGGACCCTCTGTGACATGCTGGGCACCCTATCACCTGATAAGAAACGGGATTGGAAGAATTATGTAGGACCTTTAGTTCACGCATACAATTGCATTCGCCATGAGACCACCGGCCAGACCCCATTCTTCCTCATGTTTGGACGTGAACCTAGATTACCCATCGATCTTGCTTTTGGCTTAGAACTCAATAGAGAGAGGAAGTCAGTGTATCAGTATACCAAGGCCCTCCGGGAAAGACTCAGGAGTGCTTATGAGCAGGCATCTAAGACTACCCGCAGTGCTCAAGACAGACAGAAGGTCGGATATGATCTGAAGGTAAGAGGAGGAACCATTGAAGTAGGAGACCGAGTGCTGGTAAAGGTTTTGGCGTTTGATGGACGACATAAACTGGCAGACCGATGGGAGGAGGATGTACACATAGTCCTGGAACAGCCTAACATGGACATTCCTGTATTTGTTGTCCGTAAGGAATCTGGAGAAGGACGTAAGAGGACTTTACATCGCAATCATCTACTACCTATCGGAGCTATATTACCAGCAGAGGATGCTAAGCCTAAAATGAGACCAACTCCCATTCCTAGACGAAGGACCTTGATTGTACCATCTCCCTTTCAAGAGACGACATCAGAGGTGATAAATGAGAAGGAGAGTGATACCATAGAACTTGGAACAATTACAGTGCCTGTTCAGACGTTTCAAGAAGCAGCAGAAGTTCATGGCTCCCTTGCGATGAACACagtgtctgctgaagataagtTATCTACCCAAGAGAGGACCGGTGATGACCAAGAATTTCTTGAAGTAGAGGGATCTTCTTCTGGTGGCGACGGCCATATGTCAGTGTTGTTGGAGGAACAGCAGGACACAGAAAATCAAGAAGTTGATGCAACTGCGAACAATGATAGGGACGTAACTGGACAGGAGATAGCTGGAGTCCAGATAGCTTCCGCCGCTGCATCTACACCGAGATCTCCACCTGAACCTGCTCCAAGGCGTTCAGGAAGACAAATTAAGAAGCCTCCTTGGATGACGTCTGGGGAGTATGTCATGAGTCACAGAGTGCCACCTTCAgatgctaatatggacaggagatCCAGAGCCATTCAAGAGCTTGCAGCTAGTGGCGTTCTAGAAAGACTGAGTGGCAGCCTTTCTCAAGCTTTTATTTCCATTCTGGATGGAACTTCCAAATGA